CAAGACATTGTTTAACCTATTTTGTTtcagcatatatattttatttaaaaacaatatgaTGACAATTGAtctaaaaattaaaacataaCTCAATTATAATGGAAGCATATGCGgtaaatacaattttttaaataaaaatgatttattatatttcagGGTGTATATGAGCTATTAATTATCATTAACTTCATTTTAATAacttttttgttaataaatgttttattaattttttaaaaacattttcttagtttaatttatttcgtGAAGTTGATGAACTTTTTGAAAGTAAGTCTGTTAATGTGAGCAAATTTTACAATGACAAAAGAGTGACCCAATATTGCCCTGAACAGAATGGTGGATATAAAAGTTGTTATAGTGATTATGAAAGAATCAACGCTATTGGtacatatgtatttatGGAATTAATtagcaaaaataaaattttaaatggaAGCAATGATGAAAGACATCTtagttattttataatgtgGATAAgccatatattatacaggAAATTCGAAAATAACACCTTTACTTTAAATTCGATTTATGAAAAACATTTAAAGAATAATGTTggaaattttaattattggaaccttttacaaaataaaaagtaccTGACAAATTCTAATATTGCGATTATGAATATTCTTTACCTTTTATTTCAGCAAATTTCTGATACAATTAAGGTATATCAAACAAAAGGCATACAATCACACGAATATACAAGCAAGACCTTTGAATTCTATCTTACATATGATAAACTTTCTAAACATATTAATCGTTGTGGCCCGTATCGTGAATTATTGAATCATTTAATAACAACATATAACAGCTTTATAAAAACTGCTAAAACTGAAAATATCCATGGGACTCATATAGTTAATGATCTTATGGAACTTTCACCGatagaaaaaaagtttGGACAGAAATTCAGCAGTAATGGatgcaaaaaaatacataaaaaattaatgaataatAGTTCCAAgcttataaaaatgggaaATAACATGTTATTTGATTAtgcaaaaagaaaaatccAGGGCACACCTAATTCAATAGAACCTAAAGATACGggatattattattttcatggTCATAATTATGATGATGTTAGTGACGATAATGATGATGATGTTAGTGACGATAATGATGATGATGTTATTGACGGTGATGATGATGATATTGTTGACTTGggaaataatgatattcCAACAAATTTATCAAATCAAGAACAAAATGGCCAGCAAGGGGCATCAACAGCTTCAAACCCAGCATCTGAAAAATTACCACCTACACCACCACAAGCACCTCAAAAATCAGATGCTTCTAAAATTGAGAAAACGAATTCAGGCACTCAGAAAGGGAATTCGGATAGTGAAGGTGGTGGATCAGGTAGTGGAGCAAGTGGAACAGGAAGTGGAAAAGGAGACACAAAACGGGAATCAGGATCCCCAGATAGTGGAACGTCTAGTGTACAAAATGATCAAGGAGGATCACTTGGTGGATCAGGCAGTCAAAAGGATTCAAGTAATCAAGGAGGTTCACTTGATGGATCAAAGCCATCAAGGGATCAGGATACAAAACATTCATCAGGAGCATCCAATGGATATTTTCCAAGAAATTGGGGAATGAGTTTGAATCTTATGAGTTATATGCCTAGTGCTTCCGATATATATGAAACTCcaaagaatattttaataagtGGCACTAATAAAATCATGAGTGCATATAATAGTGCTAAGGTCATTGTGCAAGATACTTATGATAAAACTCTGGCCACTGTAAAAGAGGCTTATACTGCATCTACTGATTATATTAGTGGTGCTGTTAATAGTATAACTACCCAATTTAATCCATTCGGTACTTCTCAATTAAGTGATGATCAATCTGGATCAGGTGGTTCATGGAATAGTTTGCAAACAGATAATAACCCATTAAAGACACCACTACCACCATCGCCATCACCATCAATAACTTTACCGTTATCTCCATCAGATCCACAAACTCCACCAGATCCATCAGATCCAAAATCAATCGATTCACAGACTAGCACTACACCAATTCAACAAATTGCACCTACTGATGGAAATATTGGATCTCAAACACCACCATCTGGTCAAGGTACATTATCAATTTCTGGTAGTAATCCTtcaaatacaaaaaaagaaaacgtAATTACTGTAGCAAATGTTAAAATGAAAGAACCTCCATCAATATGGTGTATAGgaccaaataataaatgcgACATAACTGGTATTAGTATTATAGTTATTTCAATATTCACTTTTTTAGTAATTATGTATaaggtaaataatatgcaattagtaaatataatatatttaacatttattttctacataaatatgatttccccatttttatgttaGTATCTATCACTTGGGTGGACAAGCAAATcgaagagaaaaaaaaccaTAAAAAAGGTTATAAATTCAATTGGAGGGAAAAGACCgattcaaataattataaaatcacACGATAGGAACAAAGACCTAAAACCTGTTATAAATTCAGTTGGTAGAAAAAAAGAtccattattaaatatatacaaacttATGCAGGCCGATCCTGtaccatttattaatttattttttttgttaattttttttgtctataaaagaaaagaaaattttttggaattataaatttaattaataactTCTATTTTGGAATTAATATTCCATGAATCTTATTTTTAACCTcgatataattattaaaagttataaataagtaaattcgtttattactattattataggTAAATGAactcataaatataattaaaaaatatacttatataattataatatgaatttatatatagttatatatatatataaagatgaTGTTGTTAGAATggttcatttaattttcaattatatatttatttatataattttaagaataaaaacattattaaaataatgaataaataaaaaatatattttttataaaatcatttattattgtaaaaattaatagtaatatttttaaaaatataataattgcCCCCTTTAAATCCTTGTTATATGCTACATACAATTgttttctataaatattcgataaaaaaaaatatatatatctttcTAACAATGCCATATTAACATGTATTATTgaatgaataataaatcaGTGATATATGATAGTGCATTACAAAGGTATCAgcgttatatattttgttaaagATGCAATTGGGGACATAGggttttatattataaaaaatgggatTGGTGGAGAAAGAGTTAAAGActcaattatattaaatgtcttttattattccatATTATCACGTACTATATTATCAGTACTTAGTGAATTgcaactttttaaatttaaaatagcattattttatcttaagatttataataaattacttggatcatatatattgataACTATAACAATAGAATATATAAGATAAATGAGTAATGCATAACATTTAGCgaatattacatatatattataagagcaaatatatttattttgtcatCTCAAACTGCAATATAACAATCTAattacacatatttttatgttatactataaaatttgcatcaatacttatttatgtattatatatttaatatttactaagtattattttaaaaattgtttgtATTCAAAGATTTATTTAACCTTATAAATAGCTCAATAAATACGGTTTCAGTGCTAATTGTTTGTTTTAAAGCGTAGAAACGATgctcaaaatatattataaaatatcccaatatgttatatttcTAAATTGAAGTATATaagattaaaaataaagttattGAACACATTAAAATCGGACATGaatttatctatattaaataaaaataatattaaaattatgtatatgcaattaaaaatggaacAATCCAACGCATTTTGTAAATGTTATAACTTTagaaagaatatatattataagaaaCTATATAAACATGTAATATATCGTATTAAataactatttatatatttttaaggattatagtaataatagcattttttgtataaatggatcatatatacatatggcAATAGTATATTAACCAACTCTCCATTTAAGGTAATTTAGATAATTGCcataaaataagtatagCATGTTTAACGAAATATAATTGCTATGCAATGAGATTAAATAGATACACCAAATATTTacgtaatatatataaatattattatcccTTATAATCTTCAAATTATGGCAAGTTCATGCTATTATTTTAAGGATGTggtatacaattttttaaataaaatattttcttcgcATGTGTTTTATATGTTGTATCTcccataaattatattaattttcatttatattaatacgtttttttgtttaattcataaaatatatttgtagtCTAGTGAATTTAAAAAGATCGATAAAAATGTTGGTGTGGAGAACGGTGGAAATGTTGAATATGTTAGAGAACTAATCTTTAACTATTGTCCTTACAATAGTATCTATAAAAGTGCTTattgtaataattattttgaaaaggCTAATTCTGgtgttatttatttcctaGAAACGTTAAAGGAAAAGTTTGattcaaaatatgataaactTGCCGAATACgctattttattgttatgTTATAAACTAAATGAACATTCagaacatatatataaatccgccaatttaaataaattttatactgatcatatagaaaaaaataagtattataataataaaataaatgagaATGGTCCGAGTTATAAGGATAttatagataaaaaaaaagatttgatgaatatgaatattaaagaaatattaaaattttatgaagCATTAAAAACCTTATGTAACATGTATGATGACTGTAATAAAACCACCTTAGATTGCAATAATTGTTCGGAAAATGCTAAAACGTTTGCTAATCAATTTAAAGAACTCAATAAAGATTCTAAGAATATAGATAACATTTCATATAGTCAAATGTTATCTACATTATCAAATGattatgataatttaaaatatatatatgataataataaatgtcCCAATTCTCCACCTCTTCCAATGATAAAAACCCCATCAAGCAAATTCCTTCCAGCTTTATCGACATTTTCTGTAATACCAGTTTTCTTAGGAGTTGCTTATAAggtaaataataaggaattaaaaactataatatttaaattatatttttgtgatCCGTTATATGggtttatcaaaaaatatataataattttaccatttttatattagtattcattatttggaATTGATAAACTATTTCAAAGacaatatataagaaaaaaacttAACAAActaaagaagaaaatgaaactTAATATATGATTCGAAGAGTAGTGATTATTCCAGGAACAGTAATAACGACTGATATATGTTTAGTAACTGTCTATTTGGAAATAAGTAATTTTTGacgatattttttaacgATATTTTTTGAGTTTCTAaaagcatataaataatataatcaatgaaatataaaggtattatgtatattattggATTTTTGTACagtttttacatattttttgtataatttttatgttatgGATCAGGGTTAAGTTGTGTTTTGTGGAACCCATATATGGGTTAAGGTTATGTACTACATTATATTtgattttgtataatttttaataatatttattgtttaacaaattgttttaaacatatataagaaataaGCTATTAAAAGTGATAGAATAAGTTGtagtttttaatatttatattagtattgattattttgattCTACAAAGGCTTTCAAAGACAAACTTTAAggaacaaaatataaatgtaataGTAAATGataagtatatttatttgaggATAACGAtcgatatattttatgatattTCTATATTGACAGacaattaattattaaaaagttttaagttttataataataataaaaataataagcgTATGAAAGATAAATTTTGAacgtaaaaaaatgatcGAAGTAACATAAAGGGCAatgatatagaaaaaataactaAAATATAGCCttgattatttaatttgacCGCAAACTTAAATACAaggcatatattttaatacaaaAGGAGTGTGAAATTACATATtaagtaataatttttaaaaagatCAAAATGGTGTGATGGTAATTTTAATAGCCATTACACACAATgacaaattaattttattaatatatgtatcaCAATATTAAATTGTTGAAAGATTTTTACTTGTGGGATATTGTTGTTTACTAGATCAAATGCGCTTTGCTAATCTTAGAATATTTctatatgttatatttctatatcTTTTATCGGCGGCGGAATTGTCATGCTCAAAAATctacgaaaaaaaatggataaatatataaaatatctcAATATTTTGTGTGGGaatatgatgaaatatatgatttatatagaaactaaatttttgataaatgttaaaatgagaaaaatgaaaaaaaagtgattatgttattattttttgatattgcTTACAGCGTTGATATAAGTAACTTCAACGTCATCGTCGcgttttttaattataaaccCGGATAGGTTATTAGCCAATTTGGTTAACGCTTCCTCAGCACCAATGCCTGTTTCGATTGGTTGTGTATTTTCtaatatttctttcatATTAGGTTCATCATTGATTTCACCgagataatttaaaattctTGAAGGACAAACAATTACAGCTATGTCATCTGATTGCTATAAAATTGAtgaataaaacatatatgtattgtgtaaattattgtataataatataaacaacagaatttttataggaataatggaaaaaaatatgtttaccTTAACTATTGAAGCTaaagcatatttttttacaaggGATCTATAAACAGGATctctgttttttttttcaactatGATTAAATATTTGCAGTATATACGAGCAATATTCcctaaaaaaatgattattttggagatataaatgaaatattatgaatataagaaaatattaatgaaaatatgtaaatattgataaggagatattaaatttattattttttatgtaccattaataaactttttatatgtttttgtGGGATCATTGTAATCCCAGAGATTCCTTAATACATCTTCGTactaatgaaaaaaacatatggataagtataataatgattatttaattttaagttatttttatatgttaaaTTCTGTTTGGTATTTGATACTTTAGAGGAAGATGGAATGGTAACATGAAGCTTTCCAATATCTACATTTCCAATTTTCTTAGAATATACAGTTCcgtttttattatctgTGGAATAGGCCGAATAACCATCCGTATTCTCAGCAAGTTTTAGTAAAAGTTCTGAAGCATCgtttatattctttaatGCTAGTAAAGCTTCATCAATGTTTTCACATACGATGTTTTTGTGTTTCTTAAATCTTGCGCtagaaatattattggTGAAAGTGagataatttttaatgggtaaaaaaaaagaaatgaatttataatatggaattttgattatttaatgATTATGAAGGAATGTGCATGAcgaatatgcatatttatattatatgtatatattttttcatactCATTATTTTGGCGGAGGCCAGAGGAATGACTAGCACTATTTCTAGAAGCTTCGCTTGAAATTGCTACATTTTGCATATATCCTGCGAGACTTAAAAGTGCTAAACCAACCTTAACATATactttattcatttttgcATTCGATaagtataatattaatttaaaaagcGTAAAAACACGCTATATAAGTAGATTTAAAACAGGAGCAAACGAATTCGGAaagaatttataaaaaactaataattattcaaaaacaaaaaactaataattattcaaaaacaaaaaactaataattattcaaaaacaaaaaattaataattattcaaaaacaaaaaattaataattattcaaaaacaaaaaattaataattattcaataattaaaaattaataattattcaataattaaaaattaataatgattcaaaaataaaaaattaataatgattCATGGGTTCATGGTTTATGGTTCATGATTTAGGGCTCAGGGTttaagaatatatttatattatattttttataatatttattcgtctatttaatttatttaatatatataataaattattaaacgAAAAAACGCATATATTTCAACTCCTGTATTTTATTCGCTAAATGAAGCTTAAGTCTGCAATACATAAAAGGGGATAATCGTTAATGTGAAAAGGTGccaataaacaaatatattttcatgaATTATAACACTAAAATGTAAGTTTTATAACTTAAATATTAAGTATGTTGAAGTATAATCTcgatattttgtatttgaTGTTAATTTTGAGTTTGCCATATATATTGAGTCgtgatattatatattataacagTGTATTATGTAAGAAATGGAAATCACCACATTTGGAATTATAttaacacatatatataaaataaattatgtttGTTTAACGaatctttttatttaacaaaatgttttatttggATGACAAAACATTTGtgatttaatattatttatgaaattacaaaattataataagattaatttaaaataattgtcTAGAATATAGTGGATATGCGTTAATACAGAAATATTGATGATTAATTAATCATATTACTAATATGTAATCGataatcataaaatatagatcGATATTCGataatacatttataaaaaatatgtttgcatctaacatttttaataatacaataaaaactgaactatatatacaataatttttatgttttataaatttgaggtataaataaattatattttaaaatcgttaaaataaaaatataagtatattaataaaatatatttaatattgctctaataattataaataatataataaatagaatatcgttattatatgattttacatataaacTAGTATGGCATATAATAATCCACCATAAAGGCATCATTGTTATATGTTTTGTTGAAGATACAACTAGAATACTTCTATTCATAATAACAATAGCATgatcaaatttatataaaataataatttctgATTATGGTGAATTTTGTgttcgattttttttattacttttaatcgaaatttttataatataatccTAAGATGATAGAAACTGTAGATCGTTAGTAATATTGATAAACAtctttttgtatattaatgcaagttataaatttgttttttatatatagcaACAAaagttaaatataaaattaaaataataccaaaaacaaaaacgaaaaaatataaaacttaaaaaaaatataaaaattgcaaatattttaataaacatGAGACATGTTTTaatgaattaattttatgtgtatataatatacaataatgtgttaatttataattataaaattacattttataaatgcaTGCCACACATGTAAATTTCGGCAACtagcatttatatatgtaaacaaaaaaaatatttttaatatagaaattattgtattatatatgtaaaatatttatataaggtatttttcattattttgggTTGTAAACGTCTTATAGTTTTAATTTGGAgaatgcatattttttaattaatcaaagtaattaaattaaaaattaatattaaactTTGTCTATTtcgaaaatataaaatgatgatattttattactttaatttttaattaaatcaaTAATATTCATTCATACTTATTTCTATCATTTCGTCgtttcttttaaaatacGCATTTTCCTCTTCATGATCAAAACCCTCATCATTATCTAAATTAACTTCATTTgtgtcattttttttggggAAGCTTGCAATTGCACAACACACTACTAAACCAAATGCAATTGCTCCCGCAAATTTAATAGAATCTCGTGAGCTTTTTGTTTTGGAGGAACCTTTTTTATCTGAATTTGAGTGatgataattttgatattttgcatcatcattattattatgggATGTATTATTaggatattttatttgcgGCATTTCTTGGTGATTATTAATAGTATGTAAATTGTTgttattttgaatattatgGCTTATATATCCTAAATCTTCTATCttctctttattttttttta
The nucleotide sequence above comes from Plasmodium vinckei vinckei genome assembly, chromosome: PVVCY_01. Encoded proteins:
- a CDS encoding CIR protein PIR protein; the protein is MEAYAFNLFREVDELFESKSVNVSKFYNDKRVTQYCPEQNGGYKSCYSDYERINAIGTYVFMELISKNKILNGSNDERHLSYFIMWISHILYRKFENNTFTLNSIYEKHLKNNVGNFNYWNLLQNKKYLTNSNIAIMNILYLLFQQISDTIKVYQTKGIQSHEYTSKTFEFYLTYDKLSKHINRCGPYRELLNHLITTYNSFIKTAKTENIHGTHIVNDLMELSPIEKKFGQKFSSNGCKKIHKKLMNNSSKLIKMGNNMLFDYAKRKIQGTPNSIEPKDTGYYYFHGHNYDDVSDDNDDDVSDDNDDDVIDGDDDDIVDLGNNDIPTNLSNQEQNGQQGASTASNPASEKLPPTPPQAPQKSDASKIEKTNSGTQKGNSDSEGGGSGSGASGTGSGKGDTKRESGSPDSGTSSVQNDQGGSLGGSGSQKDSSNQGGSLDGSKPSRDQDTKHSSGASNGYFPRNWGMSLNLMSYMPSASDIYETPKNILISGTNKIMSAYNSAKVIVQDTYDKTLATVKEAYTASTDYISGAVNSITTQFNPFGTSQLSDDQSGSGGSWNSLQTDNNPLKTPLPPSPSPSITLPLSPSDPQTPPDPSDPKSIDSQTSTTPIQQIAPTDGNIGSQTPPSGQGTLSISGSNPSNTKKENVITVANVKMKEPPSIWCIGPNNKCDITGISIIVISIFTFLVIMYKYLSLGWTSKSKRKKTIKKVINSIGGKRPIQIIIKSHDRNKDLKPVINSVGRKKDPLLNIYKLMQADPVPFINLFFLLIFFVYKRKENFLEL
- a CDS encoding PIR protein CIR protein — encoded protein: MASSCYYFKDVSSEFKKIDKNVGVENGGNVEYVRELIFNYCPYNSIYKSAYCNNYFEKANSGVIYFLETLKEKFDSKYDKLAEYAILLLCYKLNEHSEHIYKSANLNKFYTDHIEKNKYYNNKINENGPSYKDIIDKKKDLMNMNIKEILKFYEALKTLCNMYDDCNKTTLDCNNCSENAKTFANQFKELNKDSKNIDNISYSQMLSTLSNDYDNLKYIYDNNKCPNSPPLPMIKTPSSKFLPALSTFSVIPVFLGVAYKYSLFGIDKLFQRQYIRKKLNKLKKKMKLNI
- a CDS encoding fam-a protein, with translation MNKVYVKVGLALLSLAGYMQNVAISSEASRNSASHSSGLRQNNDARFKKHKNIVCENIDEALLALKNINDASELLLKLAENTDGYSAYSTDNKNGTVYSKKIGNVDIGKLHVTIPSSSKYEDVLRNLWDYNDPTKTYKKFINGNIARIYCKYLIIVEKKNRDPVYRSLVKKYALASIVKQSDDIAVIVCPSRILNYLGEINDEPNMKEILENTQPIETGIGAEEALTKLANNLSGFIIKKRDDDVEVTYINAIFEHDNSAADKRYRNITYRNILRLAKRI